One genomic region from Candidatus Nomurabacteria bacterium encodes:
- the rpsT gene encoding 30S ribosomal protein S20 produces MPIIKSAKKRVRIADKATARNRKTKRNVKSSIKALMSSISGDKKQASELLSKAQREIDVAVKKGVLHKNKGARKKSQLAKLSKEAGINPSSSKEKTAKKPATKKATTTKSTAKKPAKKPAKKATPKS; encoded by the coding sequence ATCATTAAGTCTGCAAAGAAAAGAGTAAGAATTGCTGATAAAGCAACTGCTCGAAATCGCAAAACCAAGCGTAACGTAAAGAGCTCTATCAAGGCTCTGATGTCTAGTATTTCAGGTGATAAAAAGCAAGCTTCCGAACTACTATCAAAAGCTCAAAGAGAAATTGACGTTGCCGTAAAAAAAGGCGTACTACACAAAAACAAAGGCGCTAGAAAAAAATCCCAATTAGCAAAATTATCAAAAGAAGCAGGGATAAATCCATCCTCCTCTAAAGAGAAAACTGCCAAGAAACCAGCAACAAAAAAAGCTACTACAACTAAATCAACCGCCAAGAAACCAGCCAAAAAACCAGCCAAAAAAGCTACCCCAAAAAGCTAA
- a CDS encoding HAD-IA family hydrolase: protein MIKVIVFDYYGVLYRPKTQDLDEKVLSLAKRLSSKYHCVILSNIPSIGDKISQYSDVGDRGIFKNIFTSGDIGFTKPDPRSFLYVCDQLSVSPEECLLIDDSEMNCSIASNLGFYIVHYTRFSNLKITINSILNNKA from the coding sequence ATGATTAAAGTTATAGTCTTTGATTATTATGGTGTGTTGTATAGACCTAAAACCCAGGACTTGGACGAGAAGGTATTATCCCTGGCTAAACGGTTATCTAGCAAATATCACTGCGTAATTCTTTCAAATATTCCTAGTATAGGTGACAAAATATCTCAATATTCAGATGTTGGAGACAGGGGTATTTTTAAGAATATATTTACTAGTGGCGATATTGGGTTTACAAAACCTGACCCAAGATCATTTTTGTACGTATGCGATCAATTAAGCGTTAGTCCTGAGGAATGTCTACTTATAGATGATTCAGAAATGAATTGCTCTATAGCAAGCAACCTTGGTTTTTATATCGTACATTACACACGCTTTTCGAATTTAAAAATTACAATAAACTCAATATTGAATAATAAAGCTTGA
- the mutM gene encoding bifunctional DNA-formamidopyrimidine glycosylase/DNA-(apurinic or apyrimidinic site) lyase, whose protein sequence is MPELPEVETVKRGLQRLLPKHCIKQVDISWNKSFLVNNKDLKNYVLGSKVTKVTRRGKLLIIELDSKHSLLIHLKMTGQLVFRGEDNFGAGHPTDSLVGELPDKSTRVVFVFDDGSRLFFNDQRKFGWIKLLLTANVNSFDFIKRLGPEPLGNKITSSLFIEQLNKRQNSGVKSVLLDQSIVAGIGNIYADEALFLSGIHPSLRIRDIATSKKIELFNAIQEVLQLSIDNGGSSDRNYVDAHGNKGSYLGFAKVFRREGLPCPKCGTTIIKLRVAGRGTHICPHEQKLPKGYK, encoded by the coding sequence ATGCCAGAGTTACCAGAGGTAGAAACTGTTAAAAGAGGACTCCAACGATTATTACCAAAGCACTGCATTAAACAAGTTGACATCAGTTGGAATAAAAGCTTTTTAGTTAATAACAAAGATTTAAAGAATTATGTATTAGGATCTAAAGTTACTAAAGTTACGCGTCGCGGCAAATTACTAATAATCGAGCTAGATTCAAAGCATAGTTTGCTTATTCACTTAAAAATGACTGGACAGTTGGTGTTTCGTGGCGAAGATAATTTCGGGGCAGGACACCCTACAGACAGTTTGGTGGGAGAATTACCAGATAAATCTACTAGAGTAGTATTTGTTTTTGATGATGGATCTCGGTTGTTTTTCAATGACCAGAGAAAGTTTGGTTGGATAAAATTATTACTCACTGCCAATGTGAATAGTTTTGATTTTATTAAAAGGCTTGGACCCGAACCATTAGGGAATAAAATAACTTCTAGTTTATTTATTGAACAATTAAATAAACGCCAAAACTCTGGCGTAAAATCGGTATTACTAGATCAGTCAATAGTTGCTGGAATTGGCAATATTTATGCGGATGAAGCTCTATTTTTATCAGGTATTCATCCTAGTTTACGAATCAGAGATATTGCTACATCGAAGAAAATAGAATTATTTAATGCAATCCAAGAAGTGTTGCAATTGAGTATTGATAATGGTGGGTCGAGCGACAGGAATTATGTTGATGCACACGGCAATAAAGGTAGCTATCTAGGTTTTGCAAAGGTTTTTAGACGAGAAGGGTTGCCGTGCCCAAAATGTGGTACTACAATCATTAAATTACGTGTAGCTGGACGTGGCACGCATATTTGCCCACACGAACAGAAGCTTCCGAAAGGATACAAATGA
- the holA gene encoding DNA polymerase III subunit delta translates to MIHYLSGDNAFELQQKLNEITNTFVSKYGNLAVERVDVDGVSVASVIDAVGNLSFLSPSKLVILKGVADKELIERLLEVDVPEQNTVVVLLSKIDKRASYYKKLKSKPNFESFENLPTYNLPKWIQNYAKASRGTISSTDARLLIDKVGENQMLLKSEIDKLIIYDSKISQQTIEMLVESRPQSSTFDLLESAFLGYREKTERLYKEQRLQKVEPQVIIGLIGWQLHLLAMVKLARGKTSQEIASQSKIKAYSIQKSMTLAQKLSMHQIKKLVKVAHELDLSIKNSKVDADQAILLFMNRISFLG, encoded by the coding sequence ATGATACATTATTTGTCTGGCGATAATGCCTTTGAATTGCAACAAAAGCTCAATGAGATAACAAACACCTTTGTAAGCAAATATGGCAATTTAGCAGTCGAAAGGGTTGATGTGGATGGTGTATCTGTCGCGAGTGTTATCGATGCTGTTGGTAATTTGAGCTTTTTAAGCCCTTCAAAATTAGTAATACTAAAAGGCGTAGCAGATAAGGAACTTATAGAAAGGCTATTAGAAGTCGATGTACCAGAACAGAATACCGTGGTTGTTCTATTATCAAAGATTGATAAGCGTGCAAGTTACTACAAGAAACTAAAATCAAAGCCTAATTTCGAATCTTTTGAAAATTTGCCCACTTACAATTTACCAAAATGGATACAAAACTATGCCAAAGCGAGTAGGGGAACGATTTCATCAACTGATGCACGCCTGCTGATTGATAAAGTTGGCGAGAACCAGATGCTACTGAAAAGTGAAATTGACAAGCTGATCATTTACGACTCAAAAATTTCACAACAAACCATTGAGATGTTGGTAGAATCTAGACCACAAAGCTCCACCTTTGATTTGTTAGAGTCTGCATTTTTAGGATATAGAGAAAAAACCGAACGACTATATAAAGAGCAAAGACTTCAAAAAGTTGAACCACAGGTAATTATTGGATTGATTGGCTGGCAATTGCATTTACTGGCAATGGTTAAGTTGGCAAGAGGCAAAACATCTCAAGAAATTGCTTCGCAATCAAAGATAAAAGCCTATAGTATTCAAAAATCTATGACGTTAGCCCAAAAACTTTCGATGCATCAAATCAAAAAGTTAGTTAAAGTCGCTCATGAACTTGATCTTTCTATAAAAAATAGCAAAGTTGATGCCGATCAAGCAATACTACTATTCATGAATCGTATTAGCTTTTTGGGGTAG